From the genome of Sporomusa sphaeroides DSM 2875:
CAGTTGTTAAAACCGCAGAAGTACAGAGTTTAAGAAACTCCCGCCGGGTAAGCATAGGCTCCCCCCTTATCGGCAATATCTCTGTTAATTTTCCCAAGTCTGGTATATATATGTAAAGGGATATGCCAGTATAGCCGGCACATCCCTTATTTTGCGATTTTGCTGTATTGTTTCATATTGCCTTGTGCCCATAGGTTAACCATCGTCTCATAGCTGCCATAATCCATACCCAGCGATTTTTCAATCGCCTTATTGATCTTTTCACCCTTGGTAAGATAGGTCAGCACCTGAGTCAGCTTGGCCTCTCCATGCACTTCGGCAATATAACGGACAGCAGCCAACGACTGACGGTAAGCCAGCGCTTGATTATCCAGATTATCAAAATCCCCGTCAAGCTCGTCCATCGTGTAGAGCTTGCCTGTTAACCGGTTATCTGCCGTCACCCATTCATAACCGTTAACCCGGTATTCCACATACTGTGCCAGTCCTTCGGTAAACCAGCGGCTATAGTTGCCTCTGGCCATATGGTCAAGCACCAAGTGGGTGTATTCATGGGCCAACGGACCGGTAGCAATAAACTCGTTAAGCGACGGGTTTTTCATCCACGCCTTGGGCGACAGAATCTGAATAACGCCGCCCCAGTAAAAGCCCATAGCACTGGCATCTCCGGACCAGCCGTACGCCTGTTTCATCGCTTGACGGTCAGGGTGCATCAGAATCAGTGTTTT
Proteins encoded in this window:
- a CDS encoding peptidase MA family metallohydrolase, producing MRNLVEMIPGGVPVVVGLMLASLLLSSMVPIRPQMWLYPLVRQAVVMKIDYQTKNMLAQETPHFIIRYTPSDADMVAMVAEAAEAAYEPVTSALHYAPGKKTLILMHPDRQAMKQAYGWSGDASAMGFYWGGVIQILSPKAWMKNPSLNEFIATGPLAHEYTHLVLDHMARGNYSRWFTEGLAQYVEYRVNGYEWVTADNRLTGKLYTMDELDGDFDNLDNQALAYRQSLAAVRYIAEVHGEAKLTQVLTYLTKGEKINKAIEKSLGMDYGSYETMVNLWAQGNMKQYSKIAK